GGCCCTCGTCTGTGTGCATTTTGAGAAAGAGCCAGCGCGGTTTGACGAGAAAGGTTTCGAGTTTGGTGATTTTCATGTCAACTCCTTTAGGGTGGTTAATCACACAGATACGCGATGAGGGTTTTTTGCTCGCGGTATTCCGGGATGATGATATCTGCACCGACTTCGATGAGGCGGTTTCGTTTCCAGGTATTGATGCCTTCGCGTTTGACTTCGTCTGATGCAACGCCGACTGCGGTGCCGCCCACAGCTTTTACGTTTTCGATTTCGACGTATCCATCGCCAAATCCCAGTAGTTCGGGGCCGTCTATGGCATGGGTTTTGAGGATGTCCTGAATGACCATGGCTTTGGAAAAGTTTTCGTGCTGATCCAATGCGCCAAAGACGCGGTCTTCAAAGTAGGTCGTAAGGCCGAGTAATTCGACTTCGCGGCGGACAAAGACGAAGTCGGTGCCGCTGGCTAAATAAAGCATCAGGCCGCGGTTGGACAGGTTGTCGAGCAGTGCGCGGGTATGGGGCAGCATGAGATCGTTGGGATTAATCTCGCCTGTTTCGAGGCCGCGAATGCGATGGGCTATGTGGGCGTTGAGCAGGTCGTGAAAGCGCTGTTTGTAGGCGAGCGGATCGTCTGGTGTGCCACCGCGTTTTTGGATTTCTTCACAGAGCTGAATCATCTGGTAGATGGTTTGTTTGCCGGTGAGGCGGTCGATAAATTCGGTG
This genomic stretch from Gemmatimonadota bacterium harbors:
- a CDS encoding HAD hydrolase-like protein; translation: MSQHIGNIEIIATHIPRGNYRSVLFDFDGTLSLIRQGWREIMIPMMVEVLSELNTDETEAEHRVLVTEFIDRLTGKQTIYQMIQLCEEIQKRGGTPDDPLAYKQRFHDLLNAHIAHRIRGLETGEINPNDLMLPHTRALLDNLSNRGLMLYLASGTDFVFVRREVELLGLTTYFEDRVFGALDQHENFSKAMVIQDILKTHAIDGPELLGFGDGYVEIENVKAVGGTAVGVASDEVKREGINTWKRNRLIEVGADIIIPEYREQKTLIAYLCD